The Impatiens glandulifera chromosome 3, dImpGla2.1, whole genome shotgun sequence genome contains a region encoding:
- the LOC124932807 gene encoding protein N-lysine methyltransferase METTL21A-like: MGIKEIQISNKNLKIHEPDDIYDSQTGRALTGSWVWDSAPILSQWMASKGILQFDFIGKTVIELGAGTGLPGLTTAILGASHVFLTDVESLIPTLNKNVEVNGLEDRVKVSRLVWGSLDEIPSSNGFDLVVMSDVFFDSDEVSKLVKTLKKICGDNTKVWAASEVRQWTGDCVSVLEAGGFEVVELFVHRSDGLDDFAIYQLIPPPLQRNSNDF; this comes from the coding sequence ATGGGCATCAAAGAAATACAAATCTCCAACAAGAACCTCAAGATTCACGAACCAGATGACATATATGATTCCCAAACCGGAAGAGCCTTAACCGGTTCATGGGTATGGGATTCCGCCCCAATCTTATCTCAATGGATGGCATCCAAAGGAATCCTTCAATTCGACTTCATCGGAAAAACAGTTATCGAACTCGGCGCTGGAACTGGCCTCCCCGGTCTAACCACAGCCATACTAGGAGCCAGCCATGTTTTTCTAACGGATGTAGAATCTTTGATTCCTACGTTGAATAAGAATGTTGAAGTAAATGGACTCGAAGACCGAGTTAAGGTGAGTCGATTGGTTTGGGGATCGTTGGATGAGATTCCGAGTTCGAATGGTTTTGATTTGGTGGTCATGTCGGATGTGTTTTTCGATTCGGATGAGGTGTCAAAGTTGGTGAAGACTTTGAAGAAGATTTGTGGAGATAATACTAAGGTTTGGGCAGCTAGCGAGGTTCGACAATGGACCGGGGATTGTGTAAGTGTTTTGGAAGCGGGTGGATTTGAAGTTGTTGAATTGTTTGTTCATCGGAGTGACGGTTTAGATGATTTTGCAATTTATCAACTTATCCCTCCACCACTCCAGAGAAATTCTAACgatttttag
- the LOC124931220 gene encoding exosome complex component RRP42 codes for MVGLSVGEKHYIKGGIAQDLRTDGRKRLTYRHIYVETGVIAQANGSARVKLGATDVIASVKAEIGRPNPSHPDKGKVFIYIDCSPTAEPTFQGRGGDELAGELSTALQRCLLGGKSGSGAGIDLSSLSIVEGKVCWDLYIDGLVISSDGNVLDALGAAIKAALSNTGIPRANVAPGAASDEQPEVDVSDEEFLQFDTSGVPVIVTLTKVGRHYIVDATAEEESQMSSAISVSINRQGNVCGLMKRGGAGLDPSVILDMISVGKHVSQQLINKLDSEISAAEAACEED; via the exons ATGGTGGGTCTGTCAGTAGGAGAAAAACATTACATTAAGGGTGGAATTGCTCAAGATCTTCGAACAGATGGGCGTAAACGGTTAACTTACCGTCATATCTATGTTGAAACTGGAGTAATTGCTCAG GCAAATGGTTCAGCAAGAGTTAAGCTTGGTGCTACTGATGTAATTGCCAGTGTAAAG GCTGAAATTGGAAGACCAAATCCATCACATCCTGACAAAGGCAaggtttttatatatattgattgcAGTCCAACCGCAGAGCCAACTTTTCAG GGTAGAGGAGGTGATGAATTGGCTGGAGAGCTCTCGACTGCTCTTCAGAGGTGTCTTTTAGGTGGTAAAAGTGGATCAG GAGCTGGAATTGATTTGTCATCTTTATCGATTGTGGAGGGGAAGGTCTGTTGGGATCTTTACATTGATGGACTTGTGATTAGTTCAGATGGAAATGTCTTAGATGCATTGGGCGCTGCTATCAAG GCTGCTCTAAGTAATACTGGCATACCAAGAGCCAATGTTGCTCCAGGTGCTGCTTCTGACGAGCAGCCCGAAGTCGACGTCAGCGATGAGGAATTTCTCCAGTTCGACACGTCAGGTGTACCCGTCATTGTTACATTGACAAAg GTGGGTAGACATTATATTGTGGATGCAACAGCAGAAGAGGAGTCTCAGATGAGCTCTGCAATATCGGTTTCAATAAATAGGCAAGGAAATGTATGCGGGTTGATGAAACGAGGTGGTGCAGGACTTGACCCGAGTGTTATACTTGACATGATATCGGTTGGTAAACATGTAAGTCAGCAGTTGATCAACAAATTGGATTCAGAAATATCTGCAGCTGAAGCAGCATGTGAAGAGGATTGA